One part of the Kryptolebias marmoratus isolate JLee-2015 linkage group LG13, ASM164957v2, whole genome shotgun sequence genome encodes these proteins:
- the LOC108243591 gene encoding gap junction beta-7 protein, with protein MNWGFLESILSGVNKYSTVIGRVWLSVVFVFRILVYVAAAEQVWKDETKDFICNTEQPGCENACFDFFFPISQARLWALQLIMVSTPSLLVALHVGYREHREAKYKRKLYQDKGSIDGGLFCTYTISLVFKTLFEIGSLLAFYFLFNGFGMPILLQCSQSPCPNTVDCYIARATEKKIFLYIMGCTSILCIILNFVEFVYIMWKRLCKCFSRYYVPVEEKLRSRSQSRQSHVLPANTFASAESAVNTKVSCSDPAAAGEKPACPVLEDRVQPEASLSK; from the coding sequence atGAACTGGGGGTTTTTGGAGAGCATTCTCAGCGGGGTGAACAAGTATTCCACCGTGATCGGACGCGTCTGGCTCTCAGTGGTCTTTGTGTTCAGGATCCTGGTGTATGTCGCTGCCGCCGAGCAGGTGTGGAAGGACGAGACGAAGGATTTTATCTGCAACACGGAGCAACCTGGCTGCGAAAACGCCTGCTTCGACTTTTTCTTCCCCATCTCTCAGGCGCGCCTTTGGGCCCTGCAGCTCATCATGGTGTCCACACCCTCCCTGCTGGTGGCCCTGCATGTGGGCTACAGGGAGCACCGCGAGGCCAAGTACAAACGAAAACTCTACCAGGACAAAGGGAGCATTGATGGAGGTCTTTTCTGCACCTACACCATTAGCCTGGTCTTTAAAACCTTGTTTGAAATAGGCTCCCTGCTGgctttttactttctgttcaATGGCTTTGGGATGCCCATATTGCTGCAGTGCAGCCAGAGTCCCTGCCCCAACACGGTGGACTGTTATATCGCCCGAGCCACGGAGAAGAAGATCTTCCTCTACATCATGGGCTGCACCTCCATTCTGTGCATCATTCTGAACTTTGTGGAGTTTGTGTACATCATGTGGAAGCGGCTGTGTAAATGCTTCAGCAGGTACTATGTGCCTGTGGAGGAGAAGCTCCGCAGCCGGAGCCAGTCACGCCAGTCACATGTTTTACCTGCTAACACATTCGCTTCAGCTGAGTCTGCAGTAAACACAAAGGTCTCCTGCTCAGATCCTGCCGCTGCGGGTGAAAAACCTGCCTGTCCAGTCCTGGAGGACCGAGTCCAACCAGAAGCTTCCCTCTCAAAATGA